The DNA region GCACTTGCTAGATTGGAGCGAGCGTTCAAATGACAATTGGACGCAGAAAGTAGAACGGTTGACGAGACGCGGCGGCTTTAGCGCGGCTGACGACAGATTGCTTACGTTTTAATCCCTTTTTAAAGGCAGCATCATTTTGATCTCTTCTTGTGGAGAGCAGCAGATTTTCTGCCTGGTCCTCCTCAGCGAGGCGAGAGCCGCTGCTGCAAGGAGGAGAGGCATCCGCAGGGCCCTAGCGCCTATTTAGTGGATGATTTATCTGAATTGTCAATATACTCTTTGGCAGCCTTTCCATCGTTCTTATAAATGATTAATTTGGAGAAATTATGGTTGCGTTAAAGGATGAATGCTTGGTATCTATTCATCCCATTATTTATCAAATTGAAATTTGTATTCTAATGCTTTTTATAGGTGCAATTCATCCATGTTTGTGCGCTAGGAATCTTGTAAATCACTTGTATTTGAATCAGGATATGGAGAATGGGTTTAACCGCTATACTATCAATTAaggacaaagtttttttttttaattgttgaaaTCTGGCAGCTAACGTTTCCTTGTGTTATAGTGGAATAGTGGCGCCATCTTTAGGTGGTTTGGTggtaccttttggaattcctcacatttctgcataaaatcgccatcaaatgtgatctgatctttgtcaaaatcactcagatgaaaatacagcgtttgctttaactaaaaccacccaaacattaataggttttcatattttaatgaggatagcatgcaaacaatgacagaagggggaaaataggtaagtgaactctctgcctaaggagacgaaACGAGCTAATTAAaccaaattttaccaaactatttgagtcaggtgtgtgctcaatcactgatgagagGTTTTAAGCTGCCCCACCCTCTTTAAAACACATACCTAGTAAGAGTTGTCTTGATGaggagcattgtctgatgtgcatcatggctcggtcaaaagagctgtctgaagacagaTCAAGGATCTTTCATTTGtttgaagctgggaaaggatacaaaaccatctctaaaagtctggatgttcatcaatgaacagtcagagaagttgtctacaaatgaagagagtATGGCACTATTGCTTctgtcccaaggagtggccgtccaccaaagatgacactgaGAGTTCAGCgcggaatactcagagaggtaaaaaagaaccctagagtgttagctaaagacttacagaaatcactggcacagtccaatatctctgtgcacacatcaactatatgtaaaactatgaccaagaatggtgttcatgttatgtctttaaaataaataaataaaaaataaaaaacatctcgtttaatgttcacaaaaaggcacttgggcactccacataagttttggcaacaatattttgtggactaatgaaaccaaagtttaattgtttgggagtaacacacaacgttatgtgtggaggaaaaatggaacagctcaccaacatcaactcctcatccccattgtgaagcatggtggagggagcatcatgatttggggccgtttgctgcctcagggcctgaacaacttgcaatcattaatggaagaatggatTGAAAAGTTAatcaggatattttgcaggaaaacctgaggccgtctgccagacagttgaagctaaaatgaggatggatgctgcaacaagacaatgatccaaagcacagaagtaaataaacttcagaatggtttcagaagaacaaaatacatgttctggagtggccaagtcaaagtccagacttgaaccccattgagatgctgtggcatgacctaaagacagcttttcgtgccagacatcccaagactctgactgaactacaggagTTTTTGTAAACAAgattgggccaagattagtcttgaccaatgtgccagactgatcagcagcaacaggaagcatctggttgaagttattgctgccaaagggggcgcCACAAAATAtataatgtgatggttcacttaccctacttatttttcccttgtctgtcattgtttgcatcctatcCTAATGGGATAATGGGAATCCTAATGGgaatggggtggcgtggctcagtggtagagtacttgtcccccaaaccagaggttgtgggttcgattctctgccctgatgaactcgtctaagtgtcctcgagcaagatactgaaccccacgttgctcctggtgcgtcaccagtaggtagatggcgagatagtgtaaagtgctttgagcgccttgaaaagtgaaaaagcgctatataagtatgacACCATCTAATTCAAATATAAAccaaaaaatgtttgggtggttttagttaaagcagacactgttttttcatctgtgtgattttgacaaatatcagatcacatttgatggtgattttatgcataaatttgagaatttccaaaaggttcagatactttttcataccactatatgtacactttttgctagggatgggacattaatatgaCCAATCtacttaattgataggctaaatgatcaatgcaaaataaatctgtatttatttatactaactttcacactgcaaatttataacgtcttaatctgataagttttcttaaatctagtcgaataattttctccatcttgttttaaatgttaaagactagttaacggattaatacgtcagattattccatttaaATTTAGTAAAAATTACTATTTGGTGTTATTAAactcatacatctaaaagttggtcatttttcacccaaatccagaaaaaattgctttcaaataatgttttgaacaatatctattcttgaattaagaaaatTTCTGACAAGCTTTttatttaagattaaatataccgtACTaacgttttgcttaaaataagtctgttaagcttatttttgatatttcaataaatctaagtgagtaaaatttacttgaagcactggcagatcatttcactcATTTCTagaagatttacactgaaaacaacggaatttaactagtttgagGGAGGTGTCTTTTTGCAGTGCGTATgtgttggttcaggtgatacaccattcgattcaaacctttgttttccaaaaactactaaagaaacattttgaaaacttccagaaaaaatggaatgtctggattttattagcaaatttaaattgcaacatTTGAATGtaacttaaattatattaacatacacaataaatacaaacctgtAAATAatttcttaactatccaggaatgcaaaaaataaatgtgtcTTATGACTACTCAACATTGTCAGTCTAAATAGATACATAcattaaatttaactgaaaaaaactctcagagtataaataaaataaaataaaaatggagccttcctacactactgcttttgactacaagcacagccaaacttaacaaaaaaaaaaaaagaaagcttcTTTgtgctgctttaacacataaataaaataaaaatgaaaatttgggAAAAAGGGTTAAacatcggttcactacatttcttagttTAATCAACGCTTACAGTAGAAAcgcatacaggaggatatttttttcaaagcagcttcctactcaaattcggaaaattcacacagattaatgttatgcggactctgatgcaggttggactttcagtagcaaagttagtggtgtgttccccacctccacaacattgacgtccttTTACataacttacagtggctgctgctagcggaaaAATACTTCTAATACTCCTCGACTTCGAAGGGAttagaggaggcggcatgttgtatttgttTCGGGGCTGtgattgcgtgtgtgtgtgttgggggggagGTCAAGCCATCAGggtaaaaatggactggcacattcagcaagtgaaaaggggtccatgtaagtctgaacataatgaaagcaaTTCACCTGATAATGGCAGGgtcaataaggttgcttaaaagttggttgggacaatttgagcattctgaaaagttggaAGTGTTATGTTCCAACcggccctatagaccctactcacatgacgtcacaaccacgcctccgcgccatattgtccgtcaactcgtcgtgttgacgcattaccgctacgtaaattcctcctattatggcgtgtttttctgctcgttaacattaataatcaaaatggtgaaggcgtgtgtggcagttggttgcaataacaaagaagatagatggagagacttgaagttctagcgtattccgagggacccggagaggagagcgagatggactgctgcaattcgacgagaaaactggattccaaacgattaccacatatTATgtaatagtcattttatatctggtaagatgcatttaatatatatttagagggttttgggctgacaaccacaattaagatcattgcgaggctaatcgccgacaacatacagtttcaaattcaagatgcttatttcttccaccatcattacattttgaataatatttagctggtaccaagtgaaagaagctggcctcgtctacggatcatcagttaaacaggtgtgtccaaaccttttgcaaagggggccagatttggtgtggtaaaaatgcggggggctaccttggctgatttacatagaacaatatatttaaacaaattttagcaagcccttctgtgtgtcacatttgctttattatttttttaaattcataatttcaacattctcgtctttgtggcgttctctttcgacactcgggctcttgcgaaatactgctgctgtgaaattaaatcagcttcaagttgctatattttctcgctgcgtatcttccctgtaatgttgtcgtacatgtcagcgtgtcttgttcggtaatatcattatgaagcagacacagttgttgcgtgttttattgaagaaatagtccaatatccacctatccttgaagcgtcggccatcgcagtcaactttttttttattgattgtcgccattttagaaaattgaaagtaaagggtcacacggggtaatgttgcttagagtgctgctcttaaagtttttcaaactttcgtgagaataggctgattttgtgtggacaagatagttgtagatatcagggtagcagatgtcaggcagagagggcgaagacagcgggtcgaaaaatatcgatttaggcatcaaatatggatctggcgaatggatagactgaagcttttccacataacgccttttatgcaacgcatccaattagTTTactgcgtctgaaagcaccggggcttccatgaattgcactataaactgcacaacaaattgaaaccactgagaatacggatagacaatgacggacaatatggcggccggatacagcgacgtgTCATTCTGGTTGGtgagttggtgagtagggtctataccaggggtgggcaaaccggtcctcgagggccgcagtgggtcctggtctttgttccaactgattcagcacagacagtttaaccaatgaggtttcagtggaaacaagaagcacctgactgcaatcaactgattgcacttgtaagaaaccagattggtgaaaggctgtcctcatgatgggtatgaacaaaaacccgcacccactgcggccctttgtggaatagtttgcccacccctggtctatacaaacctacacccttgaagCAAATTAACATGCACCCCCTACATTGGGATAATGTCGCCACCTACAGGCGATCAGAACTGCAGTGTCTGATCATGTGACCATCAcagtgcccaaagcgctttacattggcTCACATTCACCCATGCACAGTATCATACTCCAGTGGGAGGTGTTGATGCCCTCGAGGCGCTGCCATGGCCACTGGGTGTtccacaaaaaagaaaatacaatttaaatcaTTAACAAGTAGAGTGccgacaaaacaaaacagagcTAGATCACATCCAGAATGTGCTGCACTGTGCCTTGCTCAAATATCACCGCAACAGTTGGCATCTCTCCAACAACTGTTTACTATTTTAACATTTATCTGCAGTGGGAATGAAGCCCTGGCTATCTGATGCTTCTTATAGTTGCACAAATGTTATTATCTGTATGAAATGATTGTAGTACAATTCACTTGCTTTACGTACTAATAcctaaaacaaactttattattattattattattattatttacatatATAATTACCAGACAGAAGTGTGACGCCTGTCTGGATGTCATTTGGAGGCGGGAGAGTCCAAAATAACCCTGGCAAGTCTTTCTTACTGTGCACTTGCAGCTGTCAATCACAGGCCAAAACAAGATGGCAGGCTGCTGGAGCTGGTTCCTCCTTCTAACAGGCAAGTTTGATCTTAAAATAGTGTACAACTCTTATTTGTGTCTCTCGAGTCAGGTTTTCTATTGTCATATTTGCTCGTACAGCAGTTGTGAGTTCGGCTCATGCAGAGATCAAATTCGACATCCCGGCAGGGAAGTTTTTCTCCTATGAGTTGATGAGGGAGACATTCCAGAGTGACTTTGAGCCACTGTCCCAACTCTACTGTAAGTGTACAGTCCCTGTTTTGTTGGATGTACCTCCTGTTGTTTCCTCGTTAAGTTGGTCAACTTTCAAAAAAATATGCAGTGGGGCGCCTTTACGATGACCCGATGGTGTTTAAATGCAACAAGCAGTACTTCCCAGATCTCCCTGAGTGGCTGCACTTCACCCAGAGACATCCCTACGACAACGGCTTTCTTTATGGGACACCAATGTCTCCAGGGAAAAGCGTCATTGAGGTGTTTTTCACAGTCAATAGTTGGAGTTTTGTAGTTGCTGACTGGTAAGAGTTGCAAGATAATCTCATCTTGTCTCTTTCAGGTTTATGCTGTCAACAAGCGAAGCTATGAAACCACCAGGCAAATTCTCGTCCTTAACGTGTATGCAGGTACAAAATATCTTGCTTAACTAGATTAATTTTCCCTGACCAAACTCAAAGCTGAATTCATATTTGAAATCAAATCTGATTTCTAATTCATGCTACTCCCTCACCCACTTAAGCCAAGACCCCACCTTATCAGGCGGAATTTTTCATCAAGCTACGTGAGATCGAGAAAGTGCTGCCCCCTCCTGTCCAGGGTGAAATCAAGCAAGACCTACAGAAGCTGTGGGACACTGAGGCCTTGGACATTGTCAACATCTCCAACGCTCTAGACCGTGGTGGTCGTGTGCCTCTCCCGCTGGCGGGACACTTCGAAGGGTAATCGCTAATTTGGgtttttgtcgcattttccagcTCCccaattgattaatttttaatcttGCCCTTTTTCCAGAGTGTACGTGAAGGTGGGATCGGAGCAGAACTTCTCCTCATGCCTTCTGCGGACACAGACGGCAGCGCATCGGCAACAGTGCGCAGCGGGTGCTAAGGTCAAGGTGCCTGGGGGATGCAACTTCTGCAGAATCCCCAGCAACTGCATCAGTTGGTGCAGCACCGAGCTGGTGAGACCATTTTCTTTGTACATTTGCTATGGATGTCCTATGATAAGATGAtaaggtttttaaaatgtatttattttattttattttttgtattaactcattggctggcattaaccgcgctagacatccaatccaatttcATTGACAGTAAAACGTGATTACTCAGAACCAGCGATTTGAtgtctgtaactgtcaatggtAGTGAATGCGTTAAGCtgaagtgcttctcaattatttttggttatgccccccaaggaagacataaatgtttcgcgctcccccaactctctgcttcCGCTGTATATAGTAtcgtttgtctataaaattatcatGAGTACACCTGTACATAACACTGTGTGATGttaacattaaagaaaaaaagtaatttagattAACTTACAATAGAGTGtagctttattaacattgttttgttcgtAACAGAAAAGATTTAaagcacatcaatttgcctaaattatttaaaaaattaaaattaaaaaagtcacatccaaactgtaaacacacacaaggtacattttttaccatttgatactgaaaaatacaattaaaaaatcaataaataataataaattcaatttgattagcaacattaactcagagtacaatatgccaaacaatttgaccgaaaaatccccaaaattaatagaacaaaaataacattgtcactggacagagggacagtttttatttttgctgcaggcagtgtcAGCTCCTTTTGCTATGTTGTGCACtgggcaacttggtatgccaccttttaTGATGCTGAGagtgcttgctggtttactgaCGTAACATTTACAAAGCTAGACGATTGTTGTCAATATTTGGCAAGTTttcgctggaaaaaaaaatcaagcggcttatcaatgtgacatcttaattgatttggcttcatgcGGTCTGCtgccaacatttttagacacagtaaacatactggtctttcctcgttgcctactgtattaaaagtgaaaCCAAACACtactttttgtcaaatttcctcattttagctcttcatatctcctgtTCTTTGCTGCGCGTTCTTGTTTGGTCCAAAAAtattgcgcacactctgaaaatgagggtgccactgccacccactgagtagatgtccaattacacttcattctagtatggcaaaaaagtatgttccccgaggtcacatgcgcaatCCTCCCCTG from Corythoichthys intestinalis isolate RoL2023-P3 chromosome 21, ASM3026506v1, whole genome shotgun sequence includes:
- the sgca gene encoding alpha-sarcoglycan isoform X1; protein product: MAGCWSWFLLLTAVVSSAHAEIKFDIPAGKFFSYELMRETFQSDFEPLSQLYLGRLYDDPMVFKCNKQYFPDLPEWLHFTQRHPYDNGFLYGTPMSPGKSVIEVYAVNKRSYETTRQILVLNVYAAKTPPYQAEFFIKLREIEKVLPPPVQGEIKQDLQKLWDTEALDIVNISNALDRGGRVPLPLAGHFEGVYVKVGSEQNFSSCLLRTQTAAHRQQCAAGAKVKVPGGCNFCRIPSNCISWCSTELFDLSQQEPSPPTPTLGSGVLEAGVDFEPPESPEDRDFLPDYLVTVIVPLALALILFLLLAYIMFGRREGVDKRNAKTNQIQLYHHHTILDNTDELRNMADHRSAPPPLSTLPMFDSRTGARATPSDSPRMPLIMAQHDPHVDPLPRK
- the sgca gene encoding alpha-sarcoglycan isoform X2, which produces MAGCWSWFLLLTVVSSAHAEIKFDIPAGKFFSYELMRETFQSDFEPLSQLYLGRLYDDPMVFKCNKQYFPDLPEWLHFTQRHPYDNGFLYGTPMSPGKSVIEVYAVNKRSYETTRQILVLNVYAAKTPPYQAEFFIKLREIEKVLPPPVQGEIKQDLQKLWDTEALDIVNISNALDRGGRVPLPLAGHFEGVYVKVGSEQNFSSCLLRTQTAAHRQQCAAGAKVKVPGGCNFCRIPSNCISWCSTELFDLSQQEPSPPTPTLGSGVLEAGVDFEPPESPEDRDFLPDYLVTVIVPLALALILFLLLAYIMFGRREGVDKRNAKTNQIQLYHHHTILDNTDELRNMADHRSAPPPLSTLPMFDSRTGARATPSDSPRMPLIMAQHDPHVDPLPRK